A region from the Methanomassiliicoccales archaeon genome encodes:
- a CDS encoding zinc metalloprotease HtpX yields MSRIGAFARTTFMFLFMFGLFAAVGWIVGTYFIGNWVVGALVFLIIAGLINFISYFFSSKIVLFTYRAKIVDELEAPRLYRIVRNVAQKANMPMPKVAIIPSQTPNAFATGRNPKNATVAATQGILDLLNDNELEGVMAHEMAHVRNRDVLVMTIAATLAGAISFAARWALYGAMFGGRDQNSGNVILLLILAITAPIAAILIQLAISRSREFGADEDGALIIGRPLYLASALKKLEEGNRRRPMQMGNPTTSSLFIVNPFRGGSFVRLFMTHPPIEMRIERLKKMAADMGQF; encoded by the coding sequence ATGAGCAGAATCGGGGCGTTTGCCAGGACGACCTTCATGTTCCTCTTCATGTTCGGCCTCTTTGCGGCCGTGGGGTGGATCGTCGGGACTTATTTCATCGGCAATTGGGTGGTTGGAGCTCTGGTATTCCTGATCATAGCTGGCCTTATCAATTTCATATCCTATTTCTTCTCCTCCAAGATCGTCCTCTTCACGTATAGGGCCAAGATAGTGGATGAATTGGAGGCCCCCAGGCTATATCGCATCGTGCGCAACGTGGCGCAAAAGGCCAACATGCCCATGCCTAAGGTGGCCATAATTCCTTCCCAGACCCCTAATGCCTTCGCCACCGGCAGGAACCCCAAGAACGCCACGGTGGCGGCCACGCAGGGGATACTGGACTTGCTGAATGACAATGAACTGGAGGGGGTCATGGCGCATGAGATGGCGCATGTGCGCAACCGCGACGTATTGGTCATGACCATAGCAGCGACGTTAGCAGGCGCGATCTCCTTCGCGGCCAGGTGGGCGCTCTATGGGGCTATGTTCGGGGGGCGAGACCAGAACAGTGGGAACGTCATACTCCTACTCATATTGGCCATAACCGCGCCCATTGCCGCCATTCTAATCCAATTAGCCATATCGCGCAGCCGTGAGTTCGGGGCGGATGAGGATGGGGCTCTCATCATCGGCCGCCCCCTCTACCTCGCTAGCGCTCTCAAGAAGCTGGAGGAGGGCAACCGACGCCGCCCGATGCAGATGGGCAACCCCACCACCTCCAGTCTCTTCATCGTGAACCCCTTCCGCGGAGGTTCGTTCGTGAGGCTGTTCATGACCCACCCCCCTATCGAGATGCGCATCGAGAGGCTGAAGAAGATGGCCGCTGACATGGGCCAGTTCTGA